The genomic segment TGACATATGTGCCAGCTCCATGTTTTATTATTGTTGTTTTCTTGACACGTTTTTTTGACATGTGTGTTAGCTCCTCCTAGAAGGagggtatttaaagggaacctatcacctggatttggggtatagagctgaggacatgggttgctagatggccgctagcacatccgcaatacccagtccccatagctctgtgcttttattgtgttaaaaaaaccgatttgatacatatgcaaattaacataaaagagtcatatcttacttgtgtgaccagagaagagtcacattttcaagctctgactcatctcaggttaatttgcatatgtatcaaatcgtttttttttacacaataaaagcacacagagctatggggactgggtattgcggatgtgctagcggcgatctagcagcccatgtcctcagctctatacacaaaatcaaggtgacaggttccctttaagtctggtAATGATGTATTATcagttgcttgaaaaagaccgtccaggtcgaaacgttgcatgaATTTGATGGAATAAAGGGATTAATGAGACAAGAGAGTGCTGCTGTTTTACTATTTttgcatgtaacaggtcagccagtgtcacaggTTCAAATCTGCACTGTGATATGCACATAAGGCCAAAGTTCCTTTATCCTCTCCTACATATATCTATGCTTAGAGATTACTGTacatcattttttgtcaccatttTTTTGTGAATCTTAGCAAAAACTGTGACAAAACTGCAGCGTACAATAATCCCCAAAGACCTGATGCAGACCTGATGCAGAGCTGTGTAGGCGTGCAGGGCTGAAGGCTAAGCTGCTGCTTCCTGCGGTCCTAGCAGAGCCCCACCTGAGGCAAGGGGCTGAACATGCCTCATGAATGGTGCACCTCTGAATCTGACATCCAGGCTTTTTAGCTCAGGGAGTATTATTAGTCTGCATACAATTTTTGCAAACTCTCTGCTGAGTGAGTAGGACTAGGTCAGGTTGGCCTTCGAGCCTTTGGATGTAAACATGAATTTTCACCATACAATGACAGCAAGCAATCTTGAAAATAGTGAGGCTTTGAAtcaccatgtttttttttatttttatagaaaatCCCTTGTTAATTGTGCCATTTTGAAagactaagggctgtttcacacgagcggatgctatgcgtgtcatccgcagcgtgaatgagagccaatccgcgctctggacagcagagacacggagcattaacatgattgataatgctccgtgcctctctgtgatctttttactacaaaatcacggtgacaactttatctcactgtgattttgtagtaaaaagatcacagagaggcacggagcattatcaatcatgttactgctccgtgtctctgctgtttaGAGCGCAGATTGgcattctttcacgcagcggatttcaCGcagggcatccgctcgtgtgaaagacccCTAAATGATGGCATCTCTCGCCACCGCAGACATTTTTGACATACAGGCCCCCATATTACTGAAATTTCATACAtagaaaatgttttttattttatcttttttgtttctACGTCTGTTTTTATAAACAAATACATTTGTCCCAATAAAAACAAGATTTCTGCCAAAATATCAGAGTTATTAGAGCTGTTTACCGGTAATTCATATTTTTATTACAGTTATCTAAAACCTTATTTGAAAAGTCAGCAAAACTGTAGTGAAATCAGTACAAAGCAGCAGaatatttttacaaaaaaacggaaaatctATCCTGTCCGTTTTTTAGACTCCTCATTGTTTGAATGAATCTAAGTGAATAAAATTGTTATCGCCTACTAAAGGTCAGGCAGGAAATCAGAAAATCCAGAAAACATTTGATTTTGGCTGGTTCTACAGTACATGGACATAACATGGGCCACAGTTTAAACTCTGTATTCCAGCCTCAATACCGAGACCCTCCCCCGTGATTCTACTGAACCCAACTCACAGTACATCTTCATCGGATACTATggatatgtctgtgaaggttctcattcatccaggttgtggtatatcagtagtaataagtcagtAATCACTAGACATTTGACTGGCCTTCTCAATTAGAATGAATTGTACAAGTAATCTctggcattaaatactggtgactcatCGTTCAGTCAGTATAATCTGTTTATCATAATCAATACAAGGTCAAGGACCTCATAAAGGTAAGACTGTAGATTGCATTTGCATGACTTAAGCTATTGGGTATGATTATTCTGCCTGGGGACAGGTGTTAGAACAGCCTTGTAACAGCATCTTAGACACAGAGGAGGACTAGTTCAAAAGAGATGTGAAATAAGCAATTTATGTTAAATTGGAGAAACCAAGCTTGAAGAGAGGTGGAGGGGTGCGACATCTATTGTCTACCACTTACAATGCTGTTCTAACACCTCTCCCGAGGCAGTTTAATCACACCTAATAGTTTCATTCAAGCAAATGCAACCAACATCTTACCTCCCTAACATCCCTCTCCTCGTGTTGATTATGATGAAAAATTTATGCTGACTGAAGGGTGAATCTGCAGTATTTAATGCAGAGGATTCCTTGTTCAAGTCATTCTAATTGAAAAAGCCTGTGGGATGAATAGAGAAATGACTTcaggaaaaaaagagaaaatacaaGAAGACCAGTTCCTCTGACTTTTTAGTACTGATGTTCTACGGATATCTGAGTTGCGTGCAATTAGTACGGCGGGCCATATTACAacaatgtgaaaccagcctttgaTTAACTTGCTCAGGATTTAGCTATTCAAATGATTTTATGAATTAAAGGGATATTACAGTTTCAGCTAATGAAAGTTATTCCTTATACTGTATGACAGTCAGCTGGCTATGTCCGCCACTGCCCTACTCTCCCCTGCAGGCATGATACCCACGCTACTCACAATGCTGCTGCCTCTGGCTCCTTAGGACGTGCCTCTTAAACGGCCAGTGCGTGTGCTTCCAAATCTTCTTCCAGCCTATGGCTGTGGGTCcttgggtatttaaggcaccctcCCCAGtcagagggtgcctgagctttaggttccctgGTGACCAGCAAAGGTGTTCTGATAGTCTTGTGCTTTTGAGATTTACCAGTGTTTATCCGGCGTTTCTTCCCCTCTGTGCTCCAGCTTGCACCTGCCCGTGTCATCCAGCATTTCTAGTTTCAGTTCTGTCTGTGTTTAAGCGAACCCTGTTCGTCTGCCTCATCTGTGTTCCTGCCAAGTGTCTAGTCTGCCTATGCTTTAAGTATGCAATTTTCTGATGTACCAATTCCCTACACTTTTCAAGATCTTTGCTTGCTGCCATTACGCAAAGGATAACATTCATCTGCTGAAAATAGACTATCCTTTCAAATattctatatgtatatattaaaatCCAATAAATATCAAAAACAATGAAAACTGTACTTTGTTAATGTTTAACATCAGAAATAATTTTTGAAATATCAGGTTATATCATTTAGAATACAATCGGGTTAGCAATGAAAATGGCAATTGGCAATTGGAAATGGCAATAGTTTGTAGAATATATTTCCGTGCTGCAAATATACAACCTACATAAGCTTTtactttgtatattttttatcacCCAATTCAATTTACGTTTGAAGTTTTAAATTAAGGGTTAAAACGTCTATAACAATGAaaaaaactgcccccccccccctatgctctcaatatattattaatattatgttAAAATTTGCTTTAAATTCTGAACACTTTCTATCTTTTGGATACTTTTGGACACAGTGATAATATATAATCTTTTTACGTTATGGTACATTTTAGTTGGTGAAATTTTGATAGATGATATATAAGAGCCTAAGGAGTCAACGTAGTATCAGGAAATCTCTGATCAATTGTATCTGCACCAGAAAAATCAATAAATGCTATCTCCTTTCATCAAGTATTACTGtaaagcctcctgcacacgaacgtgtgctgcccgtttccgtattgcggaccgcatttggggatccgcaatacacgggcaccgttccgtgtgcaatccgcggacccattcacttcaatgggtccgcaaatccggagatgcggaactgtgcggaatggaagcacagaaccctacggaagcactacggagtacttccgtggggtttcgtcccatacttctgttccgcaaaaagatagaacatgtcctatctttttgcggaacggcccgatcgtggacccattcagggGAATGGGTCCGCCATCTTCTGCGGCTGCCCCACTGTCGGGGTTCGAGCATTGCTGCCTGCAATTTGCGGGccacagcacggccacggggtgcACACATTCGTTTCCAGGAGGCCTAAGGCATCAAATATTGAGCAGTAATTTTTGCGAGCCTTTAAATAAAAGGCATTAAGTTTTGCTATGCAATGAGGTTACATCAGCCGTATACAGATACTAAGAAAAATGTGACCGCCTTCAATCTCAACTGTTATCTGAGATGTTTGAGGTGTCTTTGTAGGTTACATCATATCATCGATACAAGATGCAATATCTTGGCTTTAAAAAATGTGCTCAGTGGAGTTTTCCATCATACTGCCCACAAATTATCGTAAATACTTTAGCAAAATAATCCCATACAATGGTCCAACCACCACTTGTCCTACCACCTGTCCTTCTGAAATACTTCCTTCTGTGCTATATCATTCGGGTGTTCGGAAATACAAGCCCCGTTGATATCGTTGAGTTTGTTGTCTGCCATTTCTTCTTGGCTAGTACATAATTTGAGTGCCCTGGTAATAAAAACATCCAGATCAAAAGAAGATTCAGCATTCTTAGCGATATCCCTTGGAGTGTGAGGAGGAGGACATGGTTGACACTGTTCATGGTCCTCTTGTGTCTCAGAAACAGGGCTCGCTGGACATTCAAGACCTATCTGGGTGCTCTTGACCCACTGAGCAATTTCCAAAAAGAGGTTGGATGGCTCTTCTTCCCGTGCAAGGTCACCTGTGGGTGGGATAGTGGTTTGTTTCCAGGTGGAAAGATCTAATATTAGTTTAGGTTCTGAATAGTGGTGGGGTTTGTTGTCTCTCCATAGTAGTTTATCCAGATAGGATGGAGACCCTACTTTATACTCACATGACCTTCCACAATCTCCCTCGAAAACCCGGTCCATTGAGGAGTGGGATTGTTCTAGGAACCTTTCTGAGCTACTTTGAGAGTATTTTCGAGGATCAACTTGAGCTTCTTCTGCCTGGGATCCTGACCCCGCACGGGGATCACGTTGGACATCACTCATACCAAGGCTCTGATCTTGTCTCCAGTCCATGTCCGAGGATAAACTCACTTGATacctatgaaaaaaaaattataattagagATAAAAAGAAATCTATTTCTTCtttttgatttttttggtttcaatttTTTGATTGCAGGTTTGTTTAAAACGGTCACCACATTATCTATGCTATGTTGTTGGAGAACTACAGCTGTACCTCTGGCAATGAACTGGAGAACCTCAATGTAAACTTACTGACTTTAACGTTAGTTGGAGGTATTCCAGAGAAGAGCTGTGCTTGACAGTGCTGCTCTAGCTCTCGATTTCTTTACTTCAGGTCCCATCCTTCTAttaacatataatttttt from the Bufo bufo chromosome 2, aBufBuf1.1, whole genome shotgun sequence genome contains:
- the MAPK4 gene encoding mitogen-activated protein kinase 4 isoform X2, with product MGYLSEGLVTKWYRSPRLLLSPNNYTKAIDMWAAGCILAEMLTGRMLFAGSHELEQMQQILDTIPVIHKEDKEELLKVMPSFVNSNWKVKRPLRKLLPEMNLEAIDFLEKILTFNPMDRLTAEAALQHPYMTPYSCPEDEPISMHPFRIEDEIDDILLMEASQSQLSNWDRYQVSLSSDMDWRQDQSLGMSDVQRDPRAGSGSQAEEAQVDPRKYSQSSSERFLEQSHSSMDRVFEGDCGRSCEYKVGSPSYLDKLLWRDNKPHHYSEPKLILDLSTWKQTTIPPTGDLAREEEPSNLFLEIAQWVKSTQIGLECPASPVSETQEDHEQCQPCPPPHTPRDIAKNAESSFDLDVFITRALKLCTSQEEMADNKLNDINGACISEHPNDIAQKEVFQKDRW